Within Longimicrobium sp., the genomic segment CGACCTGCAGCGGGCGGCGCGCGACTGGCTCTCCGACGGGGTGTACATCCTGACGGTGGAGCCGTTCCCGCAGTACACGGCGGCGCAGCAGGGGGCGGACCGCTCCCGCCTCCCCGAGGTGGCGGCGCCGCCGGCGCCGCGCTTCCCGGCGGCCCGGACGGCCACGCTCTCCAACGGGCTCAGGGTGATGGTGGTCGAGCGCGACGCGGTGCCCGTCGTCAACTTCAACCTGCTGGTGAACGCGGGCTACGCGGCCGACCAGGGCGGCCAGCCGGGGACGGCGCGGCTCACCAGCGACATGATGGACGAGGGGACGCGCACCCGGGGGTCGCTCGAGCTCAGCGAGGAGCTGGCGCGGCTGGGGGCGGCGCTCTTCACGGGGGCCAACCTGGACCAGTCGACCGTCAGCCTCTCGGCGCTCAGGGAGAACCTGGACGCGTCGCTGGAGCTGTTCGCCGACGTGGTGCTGAACCCGTCGTTCCCGGAGGCCGACTTCCAGCGGCTGAAGGCGCTGCAGCTGGCGGCGATCCAGCAGGAGCGGGTGTCGCCGTTCGCGATGGCGCAGCGGGTGATGCCCGCGATCCTCTACGGGCAGGGCCACGCCTACGGCAACCCCTTCTCGGGGTCGGGGAACGAGCGCTCGCTGGCGGCGATCACGCGCAACGACCTGGCGCGCTTCCACCAGACCTGGTTCCGGCCCAACAACGCCACGCTGGTGGTGGTGGGCGCCACCACGCTGGAGGAGATCACGCCCAAGCTGGAGCGGCTCTTCCGCGGCTGGGCGCGCGGCGACGTGCCGCGCAAGAACATCCCCGACGTCACCCCGCCCGAGCGGCCCACGGTGTACCTGATCGACCGGCCGGGCTCGCAGCAGTCGCTGATCATGGCCGCGCACGTGGCGCCGCCGAAGAACAACCCGCAGGAGGTGGCGTACGGGGTGGTGGCCGACGTGCTGGGCGGCAGCTTCATCTCGCGCATCAACATGAACCTGCGCGAGGACAAGCACTGGTCGTACGGCTCGGGCGCCTTCTTCATGGACGCGGCGGGGCAGCGCCCGTTCGTGGCGTACGCGCCGGTGCAGACGGACAAGACCAAGGAGTCGCTCCAGGAGGTGATGAAGGAGCTGCGCGAGATCACCAGCCGGCGCCCGATCACGGCCGAGGAGCTGGCCAAGTCGCAGAACACGCTGATCCTGAGCCTGCCGGGGCAGTGGGAGACGAGCGGGGCGGTGGCGGGCTCGCTGGGGCAGATTGTGCGCTTCGGGCTGCCGGAGGACTACTTCCTCAAGTATCCCGACGCGGTGCGCGCGCTGAACCTGGACATGGTGCACACGGCCACCGGGGTGGTCCGCCCCGGTAACCTGGTGTGGATCGTGGTGGGCGACCGCTCCAAGATCGAGGCCGGGATCCGCCAGCTGAACGTGGGCGAGGTCCGCGTGATCGACGCGGACGGCAACCCGGTGAGCTGATCCGGGAACGGCGGTCTCACGCAGAGTCAGCAGAGTCAGCAGAGTCAGTAGAGAACGACTTCGCCGGCTCTGCGTGAGAGAAGTTTGATCGGAAGGACCGCCCGTCCGGAGGATCGTGACGGGCGGTCCGCTTTCCTCGTCAGGCTGCCGATGCTGGAATGATCACACGGAGTCAACGGAGTCAACGGAGAAACCCCTCGTCGCTGTTCTCCGTTGACTCCGTTAACTCCGTGTGAGACAAGCCGGTTCGGAGCCTGGCTCCGAACGACGGGGTGTCCCACGGCGCGCACTACGGACGTTCTCTGGCGGCTTCCATGCCGATGGACCTTCGAAAACCGCCTTTCATCCTCACCCGAAGTCTTCCCTTGAACGCGAGATTCGCTCTTCCGGCCCTGCTGGCGCTCTGCGCCTGCGCGCCGGTGGTCACCCACGGGCCGCGCGTGCACCCGGGACCCGACCTGCACCTCACCGCGGGGACGCTGCGGCTGCTGTGCGACACGCCGTGCGGCGACGGGGGCATCCTCCCGCGCACGGGCGTCGGGATGCGCTACGGCTGGACCTCGCGCGACTCGGCGAGCGTGGGGATCCTGGCGGGGCTCTCGATGCCGGTGTTCGACGTGCTGAACCCGGAGCTGGACCTGTACGTGCAGGCGCCCGCCGGGCCCACCGCGCCGGTAATGGGGATCGGGGTGGCGAGCGCCGTGAAGTACACCATGCCGTACGTGCAGCTCGGGTGGGACCCGCCCGCCGGGGTGGGCGCGTACGCGACCGTGGGGTACACGTGGTACTGGAGCAACCCGGAGTGGAACATCGACGGCGTGCCCGATGACTCGCTCTACCGCGCGCCGCGCTACTTCTCGCCCATGCTCTCGCTGCGCCTCCCCGGCGAGGCGGCGGCGATGACGATCTACCTCTCCGGCGCCTTCGGCTCGTTCAGCGAGCAGCGGATGGAGTTCGTCGAAGGCCAGCCGGAGCCTTTGATCACGCAGGAGCGCCGCCCCTTGCGCCTGCTGATGACGGGCGTGGTGCTCAACACGCCGCTGGAGGGGATGTTCTTCCCCGCGCGGCGCCCCCGGCCGATCCCGCCGCCGGTCGGCGCGCGCGTGCCGGCTCCGGTGCAGTGAGTGCGTTAGTGCGTTAGTGCGTTAGTGCGTTAGTGCGTTGGTGGGCGCCGCTCCGCTCGGCGCGGTCCGTGGGCCCGGCGCCGGAGGGAGATTGCGCGATCCGTCCGCGCAGGCCAGACTCCTCCCGGCCCGCGGTCACGCACTTCCGCACTCACGCACTCACGCACTTCGGTTTTCATGCAGCTCGTCATCGAAAACCTCTCCAAGACCTACCCCAACGGCACCGTCGCCCTGCGCGACGTCTCGCTCACGATCCCGCCGGGGATGTTCGGGCTCCTGGGGCCCAACGGGGCGGGGAAGAGCACGCTCATGCGCATCCTGGCCACGCTCCAGGACCCCGACGCGGGAGGGAGCGCGCGGCTCGGCGGCACCGACGTGCTGCGCGACCACGAGGCGGTGCGCCGCACGCTGGGCTACCTGCCGCAGGAGTTCGGGCTCTATCCCAAGGCCGGCGCGCAGGAGATGCTCGACCACTTCGCGCTGCTCAAGGGGATCGTGGACCGGCGCGAGCGGAAGGCGGTGGTGGAGGCGCTGCTCCGGCAGACCAACCTGTGGGAGGCGCGCTACCTCAGGCTGGGGAGCTTCTCGGGGGGGATGCGGCAGCGCTTCGGGATCGCCGTGGCGCTGATCGGCAACCCGCGGCTCATCATCGTCGACGAGCCCACGGCGGGGCTGGACCCGGCCGAGCGCGCCCGCTTCCTGAACCTGCTGGCCGAGCTGGGCGAGAACGCGGTGGTCATCCTCTCCACCCACATCGTGGAGGACGTGAGCGACCTCTGCCGGCGCATGGCGGTGATCGTGGGCGGGCGCATCCTGCTGGAGGCCGAGCCGGCGCACGCGGTGGAGTCGATCCGCGGCAGGGTCTGGCAGCGGCAGGTGGAGCGCGAGGAGCTGCCGGCGCTGGAAGAGCGGCACGCGGTGATCTCCACCATGCTCTCCGGCGGCCGCACCCTGGTGCACGTCTACGCGGACGAGCGGCCGGACCCCTCGTTCGAGCCGGTGGAGCCGGACCTCAAGGACGTCTACTTCACCGTCATCCGCGGCATCCCGATCCCCCTCGCGGCGGGAGCGTCCGGCCCCGCGGCGCCGGAGGCCGGCGACGCGCTGGTGATCGAGTCGCGCGTGGTGCTGGGCGGAGGGCGGCCGGCGGAGGCGCCCCGGGCGTCCGGCGAAGCGGGGGCGCCGTGAGGGCGGTGCCGCGGCTGGCCGCGTTCGAGGCGCGCTACCAGCTCCGGCGCGTCTCGCCCTGGGTGTTCCTGCTGGTGCTGGCCGGGATCTCGTTCCTGACCACCAGCATGGCGGGCGGCGCGTGGTCGGCGTTCGACTTCAACCGCGTGCTGTGGATCAACTCGCCGGCGTTCGTGGCGGCCGCGCTGCTGCGGGCGTCGATCCTGGCCGTGCCGATCGTGGCGGGGATCGCGGGGACCGCCGTGCAGCGCGACTTCCAGACGGTCGCGCACCCGCTCTTCTTCACCACCCCGGTCCGCCCGCGCGACTACCTGCTGGGGCGCTGGCTGGGCGCGGTGGGGGCGACCCTGGTGGTTCTCACCGGCATCCCGCTGGGGGTGCTGGCCGCCTGCGCCTGGCCGTCCGTGAACCCGGACCTCGTCGGCCCCTTCCGCCCGGGCGCGTTCCTGGCGCCCTTCGCCTTCCTGGTCGTCCCCAACGTCCTCTTCACGGCGGCGCTCTTCGTGGCGCTGGCGCTCTCCACGCG encodes:
- a CDS encoding ABC transporter ATP-binding protein codes for the protein MQLVIENLSKTYPNGTVALRDVSLTIPPGMFGLLGPNGAGKSTLMRILATLQDPDAGGSARLGGTDVLRDHEAVRRTLGYLPQEFGLYPKAGAQEMLDHFALLKGIVDRRERKAVVEALLRQTNLWEARYLRLGSFSGGMRQRFGIAVALIGNPRLIIVDEPTAGLDPAERARFLNLLAELGENAVVILSTHIVEDVSDLCRRMAVIVGGRILLEAEPAHAVESIRGRVWQRQVEREELPALEERHAVISTMLSGGRTLVHVYADERPDPSFEPVEPDLKDVYFTVIRGIPIPLAAGASGPAAPEAGDALVIESRVVLGGGRPAEAPRASGEAGAP
- a CDS encoding pitrilysin family protein → MRQRTIPRPVRAVLLASALALPAALPAQQQRGGAQSTAGIDIPFQKFVLPNGLTLIVHEDHKAPIAAVNVWYHVGSKNERPGRTGFAHLFEHLMFNGSENFNNDYFQAVEPIGATDLNGTTNSDRTNYFQNVPVSALDRILWLESDRMGHLLGAIDQPKLDEQRGVVQNEKRQGENEPYGRVGELIARSTFPANHPYSWTVIGSMEDLNAAKLEDVHEWFRNYYGAANAVIVVAGDVNPAEVKRKVEQYFGDIPAGPPVTVPGRWVAKRTGVQRARMQDRVPQARVYQVWNVPEWGSLEGTQLQLVGSILGGGKTSRLYKRLVYDEQIATNVSAGAGLREIAGQFTVTATVKPGVDPARVERAITEEVQKFLAEGPTAAEVARVKTEFRAGFIRGIERIGGFGGKSDVLANNMVYGGRPDFYRTTLDRVAAAAPGDLQRAARDWLSDGVYILTVEPFPQYTAAQQGADRSRLPEVAAPPAPRFPAARTATLSNGLRVMVVERDAVPVVNFNLLVNAGYAADQGGQPGTARLTSDMMDEGTRTRGSLELSEELARLGAALFTGANLDQSTVSLSALRENLDASLELFADVVLNPSFPEADFQRLKALQLAAIQQERVSPFAMAQRVMPAILYGQGHAYGNPFSGSGNERSLAAITRNDLARFHQTWFRPNNATLVVVGATTLEEITPKLERLFRGWARGDVPRKNIPDVTPPERPTVYLIDRPGSQQSLIMAAHVAPPKNNPQEVAYGVVADVLGGSFISRINMNLREDKHWSYGSGAFFMDAAGQRPFVAYAPVQTDKTKESLQEVMKELREITSRRPITAEELAKSQNTLILSLPGQWETSGAVAGSLGQIVRFGLPEDYFLKYPDAVRALNLDMVHTATGVVRPGNLVWIVVGDRSKIEAGIRQLNVGEVRVIDADGNPVS